A single Methanofastidiosum sp. DNA region contains:
- a CDS encoding DEAD/DEAH box helicase family protein: protein MTGIPESIVHYDNKIPLIEGRDPTKSPGCHIVRDLPGHYKIMKGRRKSSTFLVNNIRTLVDKWRDEGYPGVTDTTKELLTFWFESDHITKGRQFNFWFCQREAIETLIYLFEVKKFNDFEQVINEFAQKNITGILGSSVEIIKKTDGSRDVIRYFSELKQMGNQEIPEEGLLKYAFKMATGSGKTIVMALIIVWSYFNNIKERDTRYSNNFLIVPPNVIVYERLTRDFRDNQIFYDFPFIPVSWKSLWNLKVTLRDDDSPLALSGNIILANIQQLYESRVDGWTPANIAEAFLGRPPQKNLTKSPVMLLDRIKDLTNLLIINDEAHHVHDTELKWHETLISIHRSIPKGITLWLDFSATPKTQTGVYYAWTIVDYPLAQAVEDRIVKAPIIVHRVNKKDPIDVSQDNVIEKYGEWLLSSIHRWKVHYDSYSTIGKKPILFIMSEKSVYADKIAEFVQNNKSIYDFSKDEILVIHTDTSGDIKKSDFEQLRRVARDVDNPTNKIKVISSVLMLREGWDVQNVTVCLGLRPYTAQAKILPEQTIGRGLRIMGGITQDYIQTLEVMGTNEFESFVKKELEQDGLSIETVHIPPPQGVMISALEPSRFKYDIEIPQIGLRYKRNYKKLSEINIDSIPNIFTSDVLEEEWKYKLRMEFATTGTGIHEEEIKHKADYEIREKISYIVNNIMKKAGLTCQFNEICPVVEGYILNKCFDTKIDSIDSICIKTPLSRIDVSEGIISVLAQHIGELTAEKTDVLILQKPIKLSETEVSPWNRKHARLDKTVFNYVAVYNNFEEDFATFLDRRFLDIERFASLATTIFKIDYLSSKGSTRFYHPDFVAVQTIEDKKKYWIIETKGREYDDVDRKDEAIKRWCQDVSEQTGQSWNYLKVPQVKFDYIKSRVTSFEDLIRRLDKDYK, encoded by the coding sequence ATGACTGGAATACCTGAAAGCATAGTTCATTATGATAATAAAATACCCTTGATTGAAGGCCGTGACCCCACTAAATCACCTGGTTGCCACATCGTAAGAGATTTGCCAGGCCATTATAAAATAATGAAAGGTAGAAGAAAAAGTTCTACATTTTTAGTCAATAATATCCGAACCTTAGTAGACAAGTGGAGAGATGAAGGGTACCCTGGAGTAACAGATACTACTAAAGAATTATTAACCTTCTGGTTTGAAAGCGATCATATAACCAAAGGTAGACAGTTTAATTTCTGGTTCTGCCAAAGAGAAGCGATTGAAACATTAATCTATTTATTTGAGGTAAAAAAATTCAACGATTTTGAACAAGTTATAAATGAATTTGCTCAAAAAAATATAACTGGAATCTTGGGGAGTTCTGTAGAAATTATAAAAAAAACAGATGGTAGTAGAGATGTCATCCGATACTTTTCAGAATTAAAACAAATGGGGAATCAAGAAATTCCAGAGGAAGGATTGCTAAAATATGCATTTAAGATGGCCACCGGGTCGGGTAAAACAATAGTTATGGCTCTAATCATTGTTTGGTCATATTTTAATAATATTAAGGAAAGGGATACACGCTACAGCAACAATTTCTTAATAGTTCCCCCCAATGTAATAGTATATGAAAGATTAACAAGGGATTTTAGAGATAATCAAATCTTTTATGATTTTCCATTTATTCCTGTCTCTTGGAAATCATTATGGAATCTAAAGGTTACTTTAAGGGACGACGATTCGCCTTTGGCGCTCTCTGGCAATATAATATTGGCAAATATCCAGCAGCTATACGAATCAAGAGTTGATGGATGGACTCCGGCGAACATTGCAGAAGCTTTCTTGGGGAGACCCCCACAAAAGAATTTAACAAAATCTCCTGTTATGCTTTTGGACAGAATAAAGGATCTCACAAATCTCTTGATTATTAATGATGAAGCACATCATGTTCATGACACAGAATTAAAGTGGCACGAGACTCTTATCTCTATTCATAGATCCATACCAAAGGGAATTACTCTTTGGCTTGATTTTTCTGCTACGCCTAAGACCCAAACTGGTGTTTATTACGCTTGGACAATAGTTGATTATCCATTGGCCCAAGCTGTAGAGGATAGGATAGTAAAAGCTCCAATAATTGTTCACCGTGTCAATAAAAAAGATCCAATTGATGTAAGTCAAGACAATGTAATTGAAAAATATGGAGAATGGTTACTATCATCGATTCATAGATGGAAAGTGCACTATGATTCTTATTCAACTATAGGAAAAAAGCCGATTCTATTTATAATGTCTGAAAAATCTGTGTATGCAGATAAGATTGCAGAGTTTGTTCAAAATAATAAATCAATTTATGATTTCTCAAAGGATGAAATATTAGTTATTCATACTGATACATCGGGAGATATAAAAAAATCAGATTTTGAACAATTACGACGAGTTGCAAGAGATGTCGATAATCCTACAAATAAAATAAAAGTTATTTCTAGTGTTTTAATGCTTAGAGAAGGTTGGGATGTTCAAAACGTTACTGTATGTCTTGGATTACGGCCCTATACAGCGCAGGCAAAAATTCTTCCAGAACAAACTATTGGAAGGGGCCTTAGAATAATGGGTGGAATAACGCAGGACTATATACAAACACTTGAAGTAATGGGAACAAACGAATTTGAAAGTTTTGTCAAGAAGGAGTTAGAACAAGATGGTTTAAGCATAGAAACAGTTCATATCCCACCACCACAAGGAGTAATGATTTCTGCATTAGAGCCATCACGTTTTAAGTACGATATAGAAATTCCCCAGATAGGCTTGAGATACAAAAGAAATTATAAAAAATTATCAGAGATTAATATTGATTCAATTCCAAACATATTCACTTCGGATGTCCTAGAAGAGGAGTGGAAATATAAATTAAGGATGGAATTTGCTACCACAGGCACTGGTATTCATGAAGAGGAGATTAAACACAAGGCAGATTATGAGATAAGAGAAAAAATATCCTATATTGTTAACAACATTATGAAAAAAGCTGGCCTTACTTGCCAGTTTAATGAAATATGCCCCGTTGTAGAGGGGTATATATTAAATAAATGCTTTGATACCAAGATTGATAGTATTGATTCTATTTGTATTAAAACGCCGCTAAGTAGAATAGATGTATCAGAAGGAATCATTTCTGTTCTTGCCCAACATATTGGTGAATTAACAGCAGAAAAGACAGATGTGCTTATTTTGCAAAAACCAATTAAACTATCTGAAACTGAAGTTAGTCCATGGAATAGAAAACATGCAAGGCTTGATAAAACTGTTTTTAACTATGTAGCTGTTTATAATAACTTTGAGGAAGATTTTGCAACATTCCTTGATAGGAGATTTCTAGACATAGAGAGATTTGCTTCACTTGCAACCACAATTTTTAAAATTGATTATCTTAGTTCAAAAGGTTCTACTAGATTTTATCACCCTGACTTCGTTGCCGTTCAGACTATTGAAGATAAAAAGAAATATTGGATCATAGAAACTAAGGGAAGAGAGTACGATGATGTCGATAGAAAAGACGAGGCAATAAAAAGATGGTGTCAAGATGTATCAGAACAAACAGGCCAATCTTGGAATTACCTGAAAGTTCCACAGGTTAAGTTTGATTATATAAAAAGTAGAGTTACAAGT